A DNA window from Bombus huntii isolate Logan2020A chromosome 10, iyBomHunt1.1, whole genome shotgun sequence contains the following coding sequences:
- the LOC126870587 gene encoding uncharacterized protein LOC126870587, producing MDTGSKKEIKEMITKDISNIHNYSLDVKKYINNQLEDTLDYLHGLIAEIPQSVPGPSTTKRPKVLKKKGYRRKETIPENDIINTDNTVTDSAVHDKTENKDVKTGDVLETTIDRTKRKAAIKAAINIKKQQSMSLVTKLRRLTLDDDSNVNRKRGGRPKKKESARSSSDEKNTKGPTKHSKTKKNVLSETISKEDAIQPERIEPLKSSMTTRDSNIKRTFSRSENTKGKYSNIIDDTVIPSARNDIEDPSMCEDALEKFTPLMNSTMDINSTYTQKMMDATAIVEPLSPIKSNETVVINKNLASSIGKNNEPKFTSRSPITLQEEVQQLNQAIGLTEFEELFAEDEPSREREMSNRNMTKQDIQNEMKKRVP from the exons ATGGATACTGGATCAAAGAAGGAGATTAAAGAAATGATTACCAAAGATATatcgaatatacataattattccttggatgttaaaaaatatattaacaacCAGCTCGAAGACACTCTGGATTATTTACATGGTTTAATTGCTGAAATACCACAATCAGTCCCTGGCCCTTCAACTACAAAGAGGCCGaaagttttgaagaaaaaagGTTATCGCCGTAAAGAGACTATCCCAGAAAATGATATTATCAATACTGATAATACAGTAACAGATTCAGCAGTACatgataaaacagaaaataaagatgtaaaaaCTGGGGATGTGCTGGAAACAACAATTGACCGAACAAAAAGAAAGGCTGCAATAAAAGctgcaattaatattaaaaagcaGCAGTCAATGTCACTTGTTACAAAATTACGAAGGCTAACTCTTGATGATGACAGTAATGTAAAT AGGAAACGTGGAGGCCGAcctaaaaaaaaggaaagtgcTAGAAGTagttcagatgaaaaaaacaCAAAAGGTCCTACAAAACAtagtaaaacaaaaaagaatgttttaagcgaaacaatttcaaaaGAAGATGCAATACAGCCAGAAAGGATTGAACCATTAAAGTCTTCAATGACAACAAGAGATAGTAATATAAAGAGAACTTTTTCACGGAGTGAAAACACGAAGggtaaatattctaatattattgATGATACAGTAATTCCATCAGCAAGAAATGATATTGAAGATCCTTCAATGTGCGAGGATGCACTTGAGAAATTTACTCCTCTTATGAATTCCACGATGGACATCAATTCTACTTATACGCAGAAGATGATGGACGCTACCGCAATTGTAGAACCTTTATCACCaataaaatcaaacgaaacggtagtaattaataaaaacttgGCTAGTAGTAtaggaaaaaataatgaacCTAAATTTACATCACGGTCGCCAATAACTCTGCAGGAGGAGGTTCAGCAGCTGAATCAAGCGATTGGGCTCACCGAGTTCGAAGAATTATTCGCAGAAGATGAGCCATCCCGTGAAAGGGAAATGTCTAATAGAAACATGACGAAACAGGACattcaaaatgaaatgaaGAAAAGGGTGCCC